The nucleotide sequence CCTTTAATTATCCCACTGGGAATGGTCAGCCTTTAGGACAGCATTATAGATCATCTGACATCCATTGTACCGCTAGATTAACCTGAGGTGCTCGACATGACAAGAGCAAGAGCTCACGAAAATTTACAgcaaaactaaaacaaaacagactGTCCCAAAGAGTCCTCAACACTTGTAACACAAACAGCTCACAGTACGCATAAAACATTCTCTTAGTGACCACCATCAGCGAGAACTCCCTCTTCCGCAGCTTTACCTCCACAAGACCTTGCAACAGACTCAAACAGCCTCTCAATCTCCGGCGCACAGCGTGTAAAGGATCGAGCCCAGAAGCTATAGCGTGGATTCTACAGAAGGCAACCCTGTATTAGACCTATTCCTTGCCAAAAAAATCTTTCAAGTGGTCATGGTAGCATACCTTTATGAGCTCAATGAAAGTAATAAGTAATCCCCAGGGATGAGGACGATTAACTATTAGGCGCTCTAAAAGAACTCTAGTTATCTGCTCCTGTACGATATCCTGCAAGTTTCAAGTTTCAATTGGACGATGTCAGGAGGTATTTCATAGATGCATATGGGTATCACACCAAAACCTGAAAAGATGGAACTCATCAAGTTACCTGTGTTGCCTCAGCAAACAAGTACAAAATGATGAAGGAGAAGTAGTGAGTATGATTGTTTGGATAGCGTAGCTGGTTAGCAATCGCGTTCAGGAGGAGGTAACGGCCTTCGGTATCCATATTCACTATAAGATTTCTGAATACCTCAGTGGCTGTTTCAATCTGAAAAACATCCACCTGAGGACTTTGGTTCATTTGCTGCGCTGAAGCTGATGCATTCGCCTTGTTATGCTGCAACTGTTGCACAGCCTACATTTACAATTTAGACACCGTTATAGAGTGTTCATGCATGCCAAGAAAAGTGATAAAAAACAAGCAAAGAAGGTAGAGGTAAAAATACTTCATACTGTAACTGTAGAGACCCATAGGGTCCATGCAGATTCAAAACATGACATGGCTGTTTGCCACCGAGAGCCAAAATTTGGTCACTTCGGAAAAAAATTGGCTGCCGATTGGTTCGGCGAGAAAAGTTTGGAAAGAAGATTTTGTAACTACGTATTTCTGGAGCCAAACTTAACAAAAGAAACATGGCCAGCTGATTTGGCTGGTTTTCAGATCCTAAATTTGGGAACATAACCAAAACAGTCATAAACTTGCTATCTGTCTGAAAACACACAAACAGAAAACTAAATACAGTTCAAACCTATGTTAACCAATGCTGAAATACTATGAAAAATTGCTGATAAAAAATGATAATATCTTCTTCACTTGGCTATTTGGACGCAATATTAGGGTATAAAAAGCATTTCTAACATGTAATGGAAAAAACAATCGCACGCAAACATATAGAAACTCACCTGGATGCCAACATAGACGACAAGTGAATTAATTAAGGGAACATTATAACGAGTCCCAGCAACATTCGCTTCATTTGGAGGCAGCACTAACTTCTGCTTTAAATCAGTTAAAAAGGATGAACCTTCTGGTCTCTGCAAGAACGCaaatgagagagaaagaacaaACATTATGTATACCATTTCTTTTTAAGGTTTCAACAATATACTCTATGAATGACTCGGACCAGCTTAAAGAATTGTCAGACTGCAAGCTGCCGTTACATTAGAGAATGCAGACATGATTTACCTTGAGGTACTCGTCAACCTGGGTCTTCATTTGCTTTGCCTTCAAAGCACCTTCCACATCAGACATGATTCTTGGAGCTACTGAAATTTCAGCTAGCAGGTCAATCTGTATTACAAGAAACAGCTGGAGCGCTCATTAAACATACAAAACCCAGGGGAGTTTGTAGGTAGCATGTACTAGCAGTCGGTAAATACCTTTAAATTAGGAGTAGAGGGATCAGGAAGTCTCATATTGCGTGGAAAAGCACTAAGAATAACATTACGCATTTGGATGCAGCTTGGAGGAATCACATCACAGAAACTGAAGTGGTAGTCACAGAGGAACTCAGGAAAGTCATGGAGTAGAACAAGCAGCACTCTCAAAGTTCCTTTGTATAAAAGCTGAATCTACAAAAAGAAAAGGTACAAAGTACATAAAAGTGCAACACATactgtatactccctccgttcagaattacttgtctcggaaatggatgtatctagaactaaaatacatctagatacatcaatttccgcgacaagtaattccgaacggagggagtataagacaaCTGCAACCGAAGGTGCAGGGATAGAACTTACAGGCTGTCCCAGCTCAGCGTTTCTTAGATATGGTTCCATAAATTTGAACAAATCACCAAGCAGCCTCTGGAAGAATGGCCAACCTTTTTGTGAATTGCACAGCAACAACCTCGGCATGAAGCTTCTATGGCTTACCAATTCAAGCCAAGCAAAACTACAGTGGAAAAGGCATTTAGTTGGCAAGTAACAAAAGTACATTGTAATTTGACCACTCCCTCTGATctatattaattgtcgctgatttagtaaaAAAAACAATGTGTACTTTTGTTACTAAATCAGCGAaaattaatatggattggagggagtacttAAATTATTTAAAAAACACCAAACAGGCTAATTTCATAACTTTTTTTTAGTAAAAAAAACAATGTGTACTTTTGTTACTAAATCAGCgaaaattaatatggatcggagggagtacttaaaTTATTTAAAAAACACCAAACAGGCTAATTTCATAACTTCGCTACTTTAAAAAAACAATACAGTGATGGGATTCAGACTTAGGGAGAGAAAGATTATCATACATATAACAACGAATTTGAACATTCTATCATTTTATTGTGATAACTTCTGTTTTTTTCTTACACAATTTTGCAGAGCTTGAATCAATTTAATGTCTGTCGTTAATCGCCTTAATAGGATGGTTGGTCCCTCAAAAACATTGTTGATTCCTCATATTCTAATCGAATTGAGACCATGGGGAAGTTTGACTGGCATGGTGATGGTCAAATTCATATATATGTCAAAACAAAATAATAAGGTGTTTTTTAATAAGGATCAGATGATTCTAGGACAAGACCCACCCCTTCAGACCTAACACACTCATTGTTTTCAGCAAGCATGGATGTTTATCAATTTGTGGAAGAGAGCATACATCGATGGTTTTTGAATTGTATATTTGAGAGTTTCAGTTGCAACACTAGGTATTGGAAGGAGAACACTATTTTGTGCCCATGAagcttgaaagaaaaaacatagaaGGCAATCATAAATATTAAGAAAAATCACAAGATGGCAAACCTCCATGCAGGAACTCTCAAGGGTTGAAGCACATGGAAAGCATTTGCAAATGCAGTCAAAACCTGATGCATAAAACCGTTGTCAGCAAAAAAATAGTGCAAGCAAGCCATGCAAATCTGATATTATGTtaaacatatactccctctgtaaagaaatataagagtgtttagatcactacttttagtgatctaaacgctcttatatttctttacggagggagtataatttgtgCAAATAAGTTAAATATACATAGCATATACCTGAAAACTAGCACCATCATGAAGGTCAGCAGTGCTAAGCTCACTTAGCAAATTTATAAATAATCTAAAATATGGCCGAGGATTGAAAGAAACTTTCTTTTCTTCAGCGTCTCTCTGAATGATCCTAGTGGTTATGGAGAGAATCTGCAGACCAGTAAAAAGGAAACCTTTTAGCGAATAGGCACCTTAGTAGGCTCAAATTCCCTAAGAGCTAAAGGGTAAACACTGACCTTCGGAAGAAGGTTGCCTTTGTTTGGTCCTAAATCCACGCCATACTGAAGATTGTAAAAAGAACAGTAAGTAAAGTTACTATAACAAGATATCAGCTGATGTACCAAAAACATCTTGGGTGTGCAATCAACAGGTACTGCATCAACACTTGACCACATAGTATAATGTATGTTAACATTTCCTTTTATGTTGAATTGTTGACATGTCTCGAATAAGGTTCAAAGGATTACTTGCAGCTTTCCCAAAAGTTGTTGGAACTGGGAAGCAGCAGACCTATCTTGACTGAAAGTGCTCGCTATGTTAATAAACAAACAAGCAGTTTAGCTTGTCTAAATACTGCGATGAACCTGGCAGTAGCAAAAGGACTCGCACAAAGCCTTGGCAAGGCCTAAAGTTGATTATTGACAAGAGAAAATAGGAGTTCAAGGAAATACTATGCATCAATTTTTGCAGGATTAATGCAATAAAACAAGCCCTCCTTGGAATAAAAACATTAAATATACCTTGAACATTAAAGTCACAAGCTTTGAATATGAATCAATTGAGAAATACGAAATCTGGAGttgctgggccggctgctgagacATCCCACCAGGAGCAATAACTTGCTCAGAGACAACAGCATGTGTGATGGCAAGTTCCTGCGTTGTTTTAAGTATTAGACCTCACATATCACGGAGATCAGTATAAAGTTGATACTGGGTAGAAGAATCACCGTGAGTGTATGGAAGAAGCGGTCAGTCAAATCATCTCCCTTAAGCAAGCCATGTTGTTGCAACTGCACAATGTAATGACTATATGCTGAATCACCCATAGTTGGATGATCACATATGTGACACCAGTCCGAGAATAAAACTGCAACCTGTACATCAACCAAATTAGCTTTCTACAATGTTCAAACTTCAATACATCAATATAAATACAAATGACTGGAGCATATTCAAATCAACTATATACTTGGAAGAGACAAAAAAATGCGCTGATGCAAATTAAATTAAATGCGTAGAGACACTTGGTTTGCATTACGACTGTATGATTGGATAAAATAATCAAGTCATCAACATATTAATTTATATGTGAAAGGTGACACTGTAAGTTGCATTTGTTGCACTCTTCTGGCAATAACAACTGATTTCAGCGTGGAAAATAGGAATGTTATTGTGTTGAGTGCGTATATGTTTTTGCACACACTTAGATGGCATCGTTACTATACTGAACAGTACAATGGTAAAATTACACAACCTAAATTTTGCCACACAAAGTATGGAAAATGGAATGAAAAAAGAGCTATTAataccaaatactccctccgtcacgaattacttgtcgcagaaatggatgtatctagtacTAAAATTACGTCTAGATTCATtcatttccgcgacaagtaattcgggatgGAGGTACACAAAGAAACAGTATCATTAATGTTTATCGTCAATACACCCTCATAATAAAATTCTTGTGtgaaatgtactccctctgttcctaaatacaagtctttttagagatttcaaatggactaccacatacggatgtatatagatatattttaaagtgtagatttactcattttgctccgtatgtagtcacttattgaaatctctaaaaagacctatatttaggaactaAGGGAGTATGATGCATGGTGTACAACAAAATAGGATGTCGTGTTTCCTACCTGGTCTTGAAAACTAACAGCATCTGCAAAAGCAgaatcattttcttctttatatatTGAAGGACGGCCAGATAAAACCTGTAATCAATGACAGAAATTAATCATCAAGTCAGTAAACATATACCTATAGGAACAGAGAAACTTGACCATGCATAAACATCCAAACCTTGTTATCCGTTGCATGCCTAACCTTTTCATCCTTCATGGCAGCAAAGCTAGCAGCATTCTTGAAATTACTCCTTGCAATCTCAATCAACTGCTGCAATGATTCAGGTGAACCAGGCCTGATTGCAAGCTGTAACACAGAAAGTATTACCACTTATGAATAAGCAAAAATAGATGGTGATTAGATCAAAGTATACAACATTTGCAAAAAATGGCCTACCTTCGATAATGCATCAACAACATTACAAAGCTCAGAAATGCCACTGGGTTCTTGGGTAATCAATGTCTGGACAAGTGATATAGCGAACTCTGTTGCATTCTCTGAAGATTTGGTGGATAGAGGTGAGCACATAAATACTTGATGATGATACTCTAAAGTTACAAAGTAGCGGATAGCATTGCTTAAAGATTAGATTAGACTCCTGAATGCCTAAACATGTAATATGGCTTACATGTTTGGCATTGCGGCGGGGTTTTTTTTCTACATTTTGCTTTTATATTTCTGCATACATCCTTAATCAATTGACAGTGCCTTCTACTACATTATAAGCTGACATGGTAATACCTTCGCTGCAGCAAAAAGTTCTTTGTAACAAGGGCAAATGACAATTAGGCAAGTGATTGGAGTTTCACGATTTAATCCTTCCATCTTTACCATGGGTGTGGGTAGAAATACATTATCCTTTTTTAATATTATTGGCATGCCCATTTAAAAGCATGTATTACACTTCCTTGAGCAATTTGTTGAACAAATCAGTGAATACTCATCATTCAGGTACTACAGTTGGTTATTAGTTTCAAAAGACCAAGAACAGAGTGAAGGACTAGGATCATTTTCATGTTTGTGTTTCTCTGTGTTACATGCATGCTACACAGTACACAGTTCCTTTTGTGACAATAGATGCCAGAGATTCTAAGGTCCAAATTCCTACACTTACTCTGTTAAAAAGTCAAAATACTTGAGCTGGTGAAATCACAtgggtaatactccctccgtccggaaatacttgtcggagaaagggatgaatctagacgtattttagttataggtacatccaattttatccatttcttcgacaagtatttcgggacggagggagtacatgctttaGGTGATAGCTATATTTAATTTAGGGGCCATTCCACATTGTCTAGTATTTGTctagtatttctttttgttctcttttttttctttcttaaatATTCAAATACAGAAATACATGTTTCAACTTACTGTTTCTTCCACTATCAATGATCTTTGCTAGATGAACATCATAATCCCCAACATTAAGAATCTCAGAACGAATTAGTCCTGTAACTATGTCAAGGTTAAACTTATTTTCTTCCTCAGAATAAATTACCTGCACAAAAATGTTTAATTAAGTTAATAAAATATGTGTGCCCCATAAATTAATCATACCAAAATTATGCCATTAACAAACAAAAAACTAAGTAGACACAGCATCAATTGACAGCAGTTGGAATCTGCACTTGATCAGCATATTGACGTGAACATTTTTCTTTTTAGTTAGTTTGAAGTAATCAAGCAGCTGTGAAATACTGACAAGGTGGTTGCAGTCACATATATCACCTATTTAAGGATCCCAGTTTCATGGTTTAACACCACATATACCACACTTTCCCCCTGAGAAAACTGGCAGGAGCGCTGCCTATTTAATTAGAAGTGAAGCATAATTACAGAGAATGTTTGTTTTGAATCGGAAAAGGGCCAAAAAAAAACTCAAACGTCCACATGCAGGCTACTACCAAAAAATTAAACCACTGACGCCTACAGGTTAATATCCCTAGGCTAAGGAGGACGCTTCTCAATATATCAATAAGACTTGAGTACTATGCAAGTTAGAATGCGCAGGTTAATTTTCACATAAACTTGTGCTTAACATGCGTCAAAGTGTGTGTCACTTGTATCAGATTGCTAAAATGGAGTAAATCTACAAAGGATGGTGCTAACCAAACGCCCAAAAAAAAGATCAGAACTGAACATCAAAAAGCCAAAGACTCCTATCTCTCCAGTCAGATAAATGAAACTTAACTTCATGTTTATGGACCTCCAACACATGTTCTTAAATAACAACTGACAGTTGCCTCAGCATGCAATATAACAGACATCTGCCAGTAACTCATATGGAACTTAGCTTCTTTAAAAAAAATATGAAACATGACGTTCAATATCTAACTAAATGCATGGAAAGGAGTTCTACAGTAGTAGCCTAGTACGCGTCAATCTCAGCTATATACAACATAAACAAAAATCTTCATACATAAACAGCCCAGTCAAGAATCAAACAGTACTAGAAGTATAAATAGGAAATTTAGCATAACAAAAATGTCCATACAAAATATTGTTTAACAATTATACCATATCGATCATGCAGGAAAATGTAGGTAAAGATAAAATGGAACACAAAATGACATAAATAAAGGTACAACACAAAAAACTTCATTGAATTTAAATACAATGTGCATACAGGATATATACCATCAAACAGAAGAACAAACGAGGTAAAGGTGCTTCTTACGaacatagttaaaaaaggcgcgcctaagcgagcgcttaagcgcgcctaggctctaggcattggcaaaatgcattgcgcataactacgcttaatctgagcataactgcacataagcatgcgctttggtcagtaaagcgcaaggcagtggcaaaacgcacaattaacacctagcgcttttttgaactatgctTATGAATAGAATCAGATCTTACAGAGGAGCTAAAAGAGCTTCTGCCAAATATTATAAATGGGCAATAAAAACAGATGCCACTGTGAAGACTGAAGAAACATACCCAGCCTGTTATCTCTTTAACGATAAGTTTGCAAACATCACGTATTGCAGCTAAAGTTGCCAGAAGCCATGTGACATAAGTACTCTTTGATGCATTTTCATACAAACTTCTGAAAACCTGGAACAAACATAACCAGGTACAAAAGAAATTGAgaactaaaaaaataaatacataattaCGAAGGATAAAAAGATGGCAAACCTTTTGTGCAATCAATAATGCAGCTTCATCCCGCTTAACACATCTGTGTAAAATATCAGGAACTTCTGCAATAACAGACTGAACAGAACAATAACCCAACATTAAGGTCATATTGTGTCAAGAAAAGCACAATTACTAAATTAAAAATCCAGTCTAACAATTatataaaaaggaaaaggaaaccaAAAAATGAATCATTAAAGGAAATGCTGACATAGCAGTATAGCTGACCTGAATTTCTACATCTTTACCATCATTGGCAATCAAGGCTTCAAGCTGAAAGTAAGATAGAATAAAGTTAGCTCAGTGACAGCATTTAGAGTAAAGACTCTGCATATATCAATGACAATAAACCCCGCTTAGTAATTGACATGCAAAGTTTCGTAGTTAGCGGGGACTTCCTGAACAATGCAGCAAGAAATCATACATTTCTAGGTTCACTTTAGGTAGTAGCACGCTACCATAGACCATGTCATTCCTCCATGGTACAGCAGCTGGGTTCAAATACAGCTACCTTCAGATATAACAATGAGCATTACCTTCTGTGCAACTTGATGGTATCTGTCTAATCCGCTGTCAGTACTCAAGGGTTCAGTGAAAACAGATTCCATACGGTCAACAGCAGTCGTAGGTGAAAGAGGCGCCGTACAGCCAAGATCCTGGTAGCAGGGTTTTACAAGTTAGGAAATTAACTTCCGATTCGTCACTGTGCTTTATTAATGCAAAGGAAAGTGTAGAAGTCACTGACTTTAGTTCCAGCTGTTTGTTCACCCACTGGAATATCATTAGATGACATAGGGGGGAAAACAGATGCAATGTTAGTAGTTCCACCGGCTTGGGCAAAAGTGTCACTTGTACCAATTTGTGTGGAAACACTGCAGAAGACAGAAGATATCTAATGCATCAGAACAAGATGCTCCAATAAGAGCAGACAAAAATGGATGGATGTGTTGTTACCTTAACAGTTGCGTGGTACCATGATCTGACTCTTCAGGAAGCAGATCTGCTTGTTGTACCAAATTTGGGCTATAAAGTCGAGGTATACTGGAATTGCCCGGGGCAGCAGTCACGGCTGTAGCAGAAGTGGTAGCTCCAGCATTTTGACTACTCTGGCTGTGCCATACAGTAATGAAGTCCTGAATTCAACAGTTAACCATGATTTAGACAGTCAATTGTGCTAGGAACCAAAAAGATTGTAGAACAAAGAGAAATTTACGCTCAGCCACTTCACCTCGTACACTCGTTGTTGGGTAGCACATAAATGGCCAGTAGGCTTTGGACGAAGTGCATCCGGGACACGTGCAAGACCTTGAGTGTAAGGAAAAGCATCATAATATCCAGAACCAAGCAACTCCTTTTGCCTCCTTAGCTGTGAAAAGGGCTGCTTGATTTCTCCATCGATCATCTCAACAGCCTGCAAGATTCTCATTTATGTTGTGATGCTGTAACAGAACATTCCATATTTTCTGCTATACTGCTGAGCGTATACCTTTGGTAGCAAAAGTTAAAAGGTCCAAAAATGTCTGATAGCATAGTAAGTGAAGCAACACTATACCAATGGCTACTTCCCATCACATTTACGGAAGcaaaaaaatagaaatagaaaagccAACAATTGCCAGGTATGTAAGCAAAATTAATGGAACATGAAGAGATACCTTGTGTGTCGCAACAGTCTCTATTAGCGCACATCCAAGATCTAGATTATCATTGATCAGAATATGAACAATCTGCTCGGTGGTTTCACTGTTATTGTTCAGGTTCTGAATGAGACTTCGAAGATGAGACGACAAAGCAACACGAAGAGGCTCCTGCCAGCAGAAGACAGGACAATTGAATATGGCATCATACATAAATCTAAACCTAAATGAATCTACTAATCAACGCGCTGGGACTGTAACTACACCTGCAAACTACATCTAAGAGccttatgcaaaaataccttggaAGTTACATGAGCTAAACTCCCAGCTAGCGTGCCAACCATCAAATGTGCAGCGCGAGATACCGCACTATCATCAGATTCCATTGCTAAATCCTGCAGGAAAAATATGCCAGCATATCAGAAACTTTCGACTACAGCAAGACAAATGGCTAATGAACATGTACAGATAGGGAAATAGTCCAGGCGTTCACCTTAAGAATAAGCTCCTTAGTAGTTCGGGTAGCTATTGTAACACTTCTTTGAATAACAGGGCCTATAATTTCTTTAATAGCCTTATCCAAAGCAACATCCATGATTCTATGATGAGCAAGAGCGTTAGTAGACCGTCAGTAAAATAAACTGAAAGTCAGCTAAACTTGTCTTGTAAAAGACATACTTGCTATACTGCAGTGAGCCAAGAGAACTAAGCTTTTCATTAATTCTAAAATATATATCCGCGCGAGGTATTGCTGCCATAAGCTGTAAAAAAAACATATCAGAAAACAAAGTCGGGTACAGAAAAAGCAAAGttggaaaataaaaaaattaaaacaagAGCAAACCTGACTAAGAGTAAACAGAGCAGGTAACGGAGATGGCGTTTGAGATGGTGAAACCTGATCGGGCATTATTAAAGCAACCTTATCATCTTCAACCATGCTGTTTGGAGGAAGACGAAGAGGTGGTGCATACTGCAGAATAAAGGTATCCAAATGAGTAGAGAACAAAAAGGTTTCCACTTCATAAATACTAATTAGTTATGTGCACACAAAATCCACAAAATCAACCTGGTTTAACATATTTGGGATGCTAGTAGCCCGTGAGGTACTAGTTAACTCTGGTTGCACTTCAGCAACATTTTTTGCTGGGATCATACCAGAGGAAACCTCTGCAACGACTGGTATTTGAGATGCAGTGACATCTTTATTAGAAAAATCTGGATTTCCTTCAAGTTGACGAGTACGATCTTTAAGAAGAGAAGATGGTTTTACATCTTTCATGTCCACACTGAGGTTCTTAAACAAGACCTACAACCTCAAATAACCACAATTAGCTTGCGCAATTCTAAGCCAGATATGTTGACAGCACCAAAAGAATAGAATAAAGAATAGCAAGAACCTCAATGTCAAACTTCAGGTTCATCTTGAGATTAGGTAGATTATAGATCTCAGCAAGTAGGCTAAGAATACCCATTGTCCATGGATTTGGAGGACGATATGCTATACTTGAATGGCAAGGTTCAAGAATCTGTAAAGCACCATCTGTCATTACGACAATCACCACAAAACAAAGGATCCTTTTAAATCAGATTAACATAAAAAGCAGAACCTTTGAAGTGAACGGAATGACTGCAATCATCAGCCCCCTTTCATATGCCTTCAAAAAAATCAGAATGAAAAATGTCAGCACAAGAAGAAACGTTATATATATTTACCTATATATAATGCTTGACTAAAACCTTATCTATACAACTCAAAACGTGCCGCACAAGTCTACAGGCCTCAGACACGAGATAAAAGTCAAAGTGGCATATCTGGAACATATAATTATTTCACCAATACATACAACTCACACAATGCCAAATTCAGCACCTAAAACAAAAGTATAGCAACAAGTACTGTTCAGTATAGCAACAAGTACTGTTCTGTTAAAAGTAACAGCAAATCCAGAGGCTTCAATATTAGTTGCAGACTTGCAGTAATGAACAAACAGAAGTCCAAAAATGATACTGTATCTCTCTGGTTTGGGTATGAGACAACATTACGATAAAGAACGGACTCAAATGGGCTAATTTCAAAGTACTACCTCAACTATAAGAATTTTGGGATCAATTTCCTTCGCTCGTAATGTTTGATTCCTTCCTATAGTGAGCTTTCCTAGCCAACTACCCAGATTTTTTAGCAATGACCGCTCTTCGGAACTTGATTTGATAAGATCTGATTGTAACAAAGCCTGCAGAAAAACAATTTCAAGTTTTTAACTATAGATTGGCAGAACAAGAAAGGAAGACATCCCTAAAAAAAAACAAGGAATACATAAATAAGCAAGACCTTGCAGTTCTCATATGTAGCTTTCACCATTTCCTTATTCAACGTTTTTGAGTTAACTTTGTCGAAGAACTTCAAATACAGGTCATGAAAATTCGGTTCGATGCTTGCCCTGTAAAATTTTGCATATGCTTTTGGGATCTGACAAGTAGAAAGTTGTTGCATAAAAAAAAGTATGTTGGTCATCAGGAGTACCTTTTCATGACCATGTATTGTGCAAACCAAGGATAATACTGATCCTGAGAAACCTCATTAAATTCCCTTGCCTTAGCATCCAAATTAGAATTAGAAATATTGTTGATCATGAAGAAAATCTTGTCTTGAACTTCAGAAGGAGGGGCCTATATGAGGTAGAAATAATTAAATTAAGTTGTTAACTCACCGTGACTATATTCAAATGAAGTGATAGAACTACACTAGACGCCTAAAAAACCTCGCCTACTATACCACTTCAGTTCTCACACTATAATGTAGTAAAGTTCACTTTGGAAGACTAAACAAACCTCAACTGATGTATCTCTTCGTTCTGCTGCAGCAACAAGAGTTTCAATATTTAAAGCAGCTCCAAATCCTGTAGTGTATGGAGATCGAGTGCCTAACAAAATAATATCATTGAACTATAGTCATGCTATAAATTCCAGAACAGTGAACCATCACTACTACAGTTACTAACATATTTCTGGTTAATATCAAACTTCAATATGTAAGCCAGAAGTAACCTGAAGGAGCTGAACTT is from Triticum aestivum cultivar Chinese Spring chromosome 1B, IWGSC CS RefSeq v2.1, whole genome shotgun sequence and encodes:
- the LOC123127893 gene encoding CCR4-NOT transcription complex subunit 1 isoform X1; protein product: MIPFNSAVADEVRSLVQGADDSTVDSIYRELCQLADCSPDGCILLLQVCLDEVLLNAGVAKNSQSKQDLLSTVFRYCLDKPYFSTCFCEALRTLSVSDVFLETLSNELDLSRAERVGIGLALSDSENIGLNLKGQRFSIAQIEELCNNPAQSISNDQIHDIVVFLHQTDGLSKHMDSFTNIISLFKVKEMPFHVPVLVQESNARPASSHMEMYIGSFDDDFDSLLSEIGKEISMADIITELGYGCTADIAHCKDTLSLFEPLDDLGISKLLGAVVTTATGLGEAQNTYSTFISAFGNSQTNDSFQSTAWDIDVLVDSINEIAPRTNWTSVMESLDHEGFSIPDEGAFRLLMSIYSRACKDPFPLHAICGSLWKNLDGQLSFLKHAVAAPADTFTFKHSSRKLVFPDLASHIQGNQAWYCLDLLEVLCQLADLGYATLVRPLLDYPLSHCPDVLLLGVSQINTAYNLLQYEVLSCVFPALLKDTKNSSLMNYLWHLNSSLTLRGFVDAHSDIICLLRTVDICQDLKILSAVLDSTPLAFSIRLATVSFRNDNSNLEKWMTEKLSAHREAFIEECIKFLKESVVNTTHDAAEGVIQQPQATITNICWESCPLFMKVLQSHSGQLLTNQLVDDLNRVEAAYESRTQGSLGRDIPTSEGGSDDIEAQANIYFHQMFSEQISVDAMIQMLARFKESTNKRELAIFNCMISNLFEEYKFFPKYPDTQLKLAAVLMGSLIKHQLVAHLGLGVALRSVLDALRKSIDSKMFMFGTTALEQFMDRVIEWPQYCNHILQISHLRGTHAELVSAIEQALAKISSSQNEPNIGNIFSVDPHGSGSPSIGNTEVSDPSWQFTNPTATQLERSPSFPLQQRYQGFLGERSKGSTNSVQAKNILSISQPIASTPGDLSMAPKATAPPSLQASPHHSATISASSQSTNFLRPRSSAPSGTRSPYTTGFGAALNIETLVAAAERRDTSVEAPPSEVQDKIFFMINNISNSNLDAKAREFNEVSQDQYYPWFAQYMVMKRASIEPNFHDLYLKFFDKVNSKTLNKEMVKATYENCKALLQSDLIKSSSEERSLLKNLGSWLGKLTIGRNQTLRAKEIDPKILIVEAYERGLMIAVIPFTSKILEPCHSSIAYRPPNPWTMGILSLLAEIYNLPNLKMNLKFDIEVLFKNLSVDMKDVKPSSLLKDRTRQLEGNPDFSNKDVTASQIPVVAEVSSGMIPAKNVAEVQPELTSTSRATSIPNMLNQYAPPLRLPPNSMVEDDKVALIMPDQVSPSQTPSPLPALFTLSQLMAAIPRADIYFRINEKLSSLGSLQYSKIMDVALDKAIKEIIGPVIQRSVTIATRTTKELILKDLAMESDDSAVSRAAHLMVGTLAGSLAHVTSKEPLRVALSSHLRSLIQNLNNNSETTEQIVHILINDNLDLGCALIETVATHKAVEMIDGEIKQPFSQLRRQKELLGSGYYDAFPYTQGLARVPDALRPKPTGHLCATQQRVYEDFITVWHSQSSQNAGATTSATAVTAAPGNSSIPRLYSPNLVQQADLLPEESDHGTTQLLSVSTQIGTSDTFAQAGGTTNIASVFPPMSSNDIPVGEQTAGTKDLGCTAPLSPTTAVDRMESVFTEPLSTDSGLDRYHQVAQKLEALIANDGKDVEIQSVIAEVPDILHRCVKRDEAALLIAQKVFRSLYENASKSTYVTWLLATLAAIRDVCKLIVKEITGWVIYSEEENKFNLDIVTGLIRSEILNVGDYDVHLAKIIDSGRNKNATEFAISLVQTLITQEPSGISELCNVVDALSKLAIRPGSPESLQQLIEIARSNFKNAASFAAMKDEKVRHATDNKVLSGRPSIYKEENDSAFADAVSFQDQVAVLFSDWCHICDHPTMGDSAYSHYIVQLQQHGLLKGDDLTDRFFHTLTELAITHAVVSEQVIAPGGMSQQPAQQLQISYFSIDSYSKLVTLMFKYGVDLGPNKGNLLPKILSITTRIIQRDAEEKKVSFNPRPYFRLFINLLSELSTADLHDGASFQVLTAFANAFHVLQPLRVPAWSFAWLELVSHRSFMPRLLLCNSQKGWPFFQRLLGDLFKFMEPYLRNAELGQPIQLLYKGTLRVLLVLLHDFPEFLCDYHFSFCDVIPPSCIQMRNVILSAFPRNMRLPDPSTPNLKIDLLAEISVAPRIMSDVEGALKAKQMKTQVDEYLKRPEGSSFLTDLKQKLVLPPNEANVAGTRYNVPLINSLVVYVGIQAVQQLQHNKANASASAQQMNQSPQVDVFQIETATEVFRNLIVNMDTEGRYLLLNAIANQLRYPNNHTHYFSFIILYLFAEATQDIVQEQITRVLLERLIVNRPHPWGLLITFIELIKNPRYSFWARSFTRCAPEIERLFESVARSCGGKAAEEGVLADGGH